The Magallana gigas chromosome 6, xbMagGiga1.1, whole genome shotgun sequence genome includes the window ATCCCATTCCACGTGTAACCACCCATCTGTTATTTAGATAATCATCAAATACTACTATACGTGAAAATACTTAAACCAAGCGAAGAATGATCCAgagttttattgtatttttatactTATTATATTACTTGACCTTTTATATGATGCCCTATTACTGTACCAGGTCCCCTATTGTCCTGGTTATCCCACTTCCAGTCCCGCCCACGCCTAACTCTTGATCCTAAACAAGGCATTATAGgatttctttctttaaacaaGTCTGTTTCTTCGCCGGACTCTACTTTTTGCTCAacatatgaacaaaataaagtCTTTCTAGTGCACATTTCAAAgatgtcttcctgtatgttttgaaataaatctttttgataaaattttattcgTTGCAACTTAAAAAACAATCATTGAAATTACTAAAAAGTTGCGAGAGACGAAACGGAGGactgataaaatatatacagattTACTTGTAATAGAACAAAACAGTAGGATTACGGATCAAACGATCCTTATGTGAACTGCATATAAATTACATGACTGTTAACTTTCATAAGACTGCACCTTGTCTTTTTCAGTAAACGCAGTGTATGGAAAATGAAGGGCAAGTGACGCCACAACACGTTCTTTGTCGTGGCAATCATTTTTCATCGTTTGCAACATCACAGAAGCAGCTCTCTGttaaaacataaaagaaaaaaagatttaagcttttctgattacATTTTGTCACCTTGAAGGATGTGTGCAAAGTTTAACATACTGTTAGGGAGGGAATGTTACTTTGATACATATGTAAAGATCTATATACCGCTACAACTTGTGGTATGGCCACGCAAGCCGTCTCATGTACATATTTAGGGtaaattaattcttttaatttttaaagggaATTACTTATTTACTGCAGTCATAGAATTCGTTTGAACAATGTGGTCCTCGGGCCTCTTGTTACAGGGAGTActgtgctttaaaaaaaatgtttttacacagaataaaaTTCCCGAACTTAGGAGCatgaaaaatatcatatgtATGTGAGAAATGTATCAACCAAAATTCTCCACAAGGCAAAAGTTAATTTTCTTTGACGTGTACCTTTATCAATGACAATTTTCCCTTTTTACAGCCAATAATTTATTACGTTACAAGGCGACGTTtgatcattattttgtttaaaaagttattcTTGATGCCGCACAATCAAAATGTATTAACCAAAATggttttaaacttaaaaactttaaaactgaaatatatatatatatatatatatatatatatatatatatatatatatatatatatatatatatatatatatatatatatataaaatcaggTCTAAAATTGAAAGGTAGATCtaattgttaatttgtttttaaacataatttgaacataatttatttttgggtATCATTAAATGCAAACTACTTGAGGTTgatatacaaaacaacaacaattttcacgttttaaatataccggtatattggtgattttaaaattttattaccaGATTATAGGAACATTTTCCCAATTGCATTGCATCTTGATAACGAACAAGTTTTCCTCCTTTTGAATGCCCACTGATAAATTCCAAAATTCTCTAAAAGAGAATGAAAACATaatgcataattatatttaaaaattcaagaatAACAAACAagcaattatataacaataactTAAAACTGAAGAAATTTAGAAAAAAGCATAAAAAGATAAGTACCAAATTCGGATTGCTTCCAATCGGAACACAAAATATTGGATGAACTCTACCTATTATTATCGCAGTTTGTAGCAAATGACGTTTAGCCtgtcaaatatttatatcatgatTAAAAAGCTATTAAACAGTACATCGTATCACACAACCATTCAGATACAAACGTTCTGAAGAAGAAGTCGAAAACGTGATAAAGTTACAGGTTAGCTAATACGAATGGGGGCCAATAATGAACTTATTCgttcataaaatatttgtgcTGAACATTTAGTAAGATTTAGCCAGTGCTCATCACAGCACTTATCTATTACCCATACTATTACTATAGCCCATAAATTTAGTAACATTCAAATGATATACTAAATAATCTTGTTTTTGGCAAAAGAGAATCACACTTAAGTTATTTAACTCAATAAATGttcaattaatttacattttatttatttgttattacaaTAACGTAGTATTCTCTACAGATTTAACCTAATCCACAAATACTGAATATCAAAGAAACTATGGACGTAAAGGCTAGAAATAAAAACTCAAATCGAAACCTCATCCGTTTCCATTACAGGAGTGTCATCGGCAGAAATAATGGTAAAATCCGTTGGTCTTCCATCAGAAATAAGAATTAATCTTTGGTGAAAGTGAAAGTTTGCCATCCAGCAAATGTTACCTGAATAAAGTTCAAAGAAGATTCAAGTTTGGATTTTAAACAATaagctaaaaaatatatatttcaataatcagGAATACCTTTCCCcgaaatgtaaaaattcaacagaATAGAACAGAATTTTGCAGCAAATATTGTTGAActattttgttacatttaagATTTCCTACAAATAAAAGGATGGGACAGGTCAAAGAAGAGTTCTTTGTATCTTTATATATCGCTTTTTATTGCACTGTAAGAAAGGATAAAACAGTGATAAAAAGTATATGGTCTTTACTAATTTTCAGTCTTAAGTTAAAAATTGTGGCATGATAAATTATTCCTCATGCAATTATCTTTACCTTTAGATCAAAAACTAGTAAAGGACATATATATTATTCTTATTGCAcggaataataaagaaaatgtagataattttttttttattaaaaatagatttttaactttactttgaattttgtttgattaGTATGTAATGaacatgagaaaaaaatattatcttaaaaGGCATTTGGATATTGGAATTCACTTACTAGCGTCATTATTCAGACCTCCATGAGATAACAGGAATGCTGCAGTAA containing:
- the LOC105331057 gene encoding uncharacterized protein isoform X5 encodes the protein MAERLETSNILWKGQAIVEARKNRDLRFQHGSGPSNIFILDISSSIGDEGVRQMKEAFTTIIDEYSKHPDIDENVAVIICGRETKFLRYFSNQYEDIKSCLDDIEFGGPSPLTAAFLLSHGGLNNDASNICWMANFHFHQRLILISDGRPTDFTIISADDTPVMETDEAKRHLLQTAIIIGRVHPIFCVPIGSNPNLRILEFISGHSKGGKLVRYQDAMQLGKCSYNLRAASVMLQTMKNDCHDKERVVASLALHFPYTAFTEKDKEDIFEMCTRKTLFCSYVEQKVESGEETDLFKERNPIMPCLGSRVRRGRDWKWDNQDNRGPGTVIGHHIKDGWLHVEWDTSAISSYRYGYSRAELNKYDVRVCHEPRILENEMIATGCLVTRGTDWEWDDQDGGAGNIGSVISVQSTGIVIVRWRNGFISQYRFGCHGKFDLTIW